A single Halarcobacter anaerophilus DNA region contains:
- a CDS encoding C40 family peptidase, whose amino-acid sequence MKFLNIFLLIITAIFFLACAPKNIKIEDIKNYPQNPAFYINNFTNVTLNKEELSKNFIKKYFSPWNLKALKYSKEEASWGNIYAKREIYLENYRLASKQWFDKLIDNANFEKYNTALLKAITTKNCDFRVFPTNSSLFYNPQKAGEGFPFDYNQNSRVKINTPVFVSHFSKDKAWAFVQSHYVLGWVRVDNLLFVNENQIKEFKNNPLYVITQDGFQTFDINLSEDLKIGTFFLKQKDKYLLATNSGIKKVNLNKNSIKAFPLDFNKNYVSKLLNQFITEPYGWGGLNNHRDCSSFTQDFFTPFGIYLNRNSKAQTALNKYFDISKYSNKEKKEFIIKNGIPFLTLVYLRGHIMLYIGTYNNEPLVMHNMWGVKTWIFPFTHGRNIVGKTVITTLEPGVELKMADKYRTILKRVQGIVLLNKK is encoded by the coding sequence TTGAAATTTCTTAATATTTTTTTACTAATCATAACTGCAATTTTTTTCTTGGCGTGTGCTCCTAAAAACATAAAAATAGAAGATATAAAAAATTATCCCCAAAACCCTGCTTTTTATATAAATAACTTTACAAACGTAACTTTAAACAAAGAAGAGTTGTCAAAAAACTTTATAAAGAAATACTTTTCACCTTGGAATTTAAAGGCTCTTAAATATTCAAAAGAAGAGGCATCTTGGGGAAATATTTATGCTAAAAGAGAGATTTACTTAGAAAACTACAGACTTGCTTCAAAACAGTGGTTTGACAAACTTATTGATAATGCAAATTTTGAAAAATATAATACTGCTTTGTTAAAAGCAATTACGACAAAAAATTGTGATTTTAGAGTATTTCCTACAAACAGTTCACTCTTTTACAATCCCCAAAAAGCGGGTGAAGGTTTCCCTTTTGATTATAACCAAAACTCAAGAGTAAAAATAAATACTCCTGTTTTCGTATCCCATTTTTCAAAAGACAAAGCCTGGGCATTTGTACAATCCCACTATGTTTTAGGATGGGTTAGAGTCGATAATCTTCTATTTGTAAATGAAAATCAGATAAAAGAGTTTAAGAATAATCCTTTATATGTGATTACGCAAGACGGGTTTCAGACTTTTGATATAAATTTAAGTGAAGATTTGAAAATAGGAACCTTTTTTCTAAAACAGAAAGATAAATATCTTCTTGCAACAAATTCGGGAATAAAAAAAGTAAATCTAAATAAAAACAGTATAAAAGCTTTTCCTCTGGATTTTAACAAAAATTATGTTTCTAAACTTCTTAATCAATTTATAACTGAACCTTACGGTTGGGGCGGTTTAAACAATCATCGTGATTGCTCTAGTTTTACCCAGGATTTTTTTACACCTTTTGGAATCTATTTAAACAGGAATTCAAAAGCACAAACAGCTCTTAATAAATATTTTGATATTTCCAAATATAGCAATAAAGAGAAAAAAGAGTTTATTATAAAAAACGGTATACCTTTTTTAACTCTTGTATATTTAAGAGGTCATATAATGCTTTATATAGGCACCTACAACAATGAACCTCTTGTAATGCACAATATGTGGGGCGTTAAAACTTGGATCTTCCCTTTTACTCATGGAAGAAATATAGTAGGGAAAACCGTAATAACAACACTAGAACCCGGAGTTGAACTAAAAATGGCAGATAAATATAGAACAATCCTAAAAAGAGTTCAAGGTATTGTTCTACTTAATAAAAAATAG
- a CDS encoding efflux RND transporter permease subunit, translating to MIQRIIEFGLKKSILNHLLLLFILVLSIFAYLKIPKEIFPPSNMDKILISGTYAGASSDVLDKIAVEDIEDELLSVAEVTKIDSIIKNGSFSITAELREGEDIGLVVDDIKDIITQVQTNLPSDMDEPTVKTVVQNFPLITVAVYSQTQISKEELLDIAEEVKSRIQQLKDLENVTVLGKSDKELLISFDEEKIEAFGLSTIEVISAVQNLSSIFPVGIIKDRTRHYYLSTFNGEKDIEDIKNTKIKVEGKTLYLKDIANIKYTFADVTDKSHFDGRTNVAISISKSEEGDSIELVKKIKSITKDFEKKYTNLKFDTYMDTSVWIKNRLNTVVSNILFGLMLLFIALLFFINMRIALVIAIGIPTSFMIGLISAESLGYSLNMLSLLGALIALGMLVDEAIVVAENIYRHMEMGKGKFEAARDGAIEVYPAVLTATATTIFAFLPILLMSGETGKFMRILPIMISILLISSLLEAFFFLPLHAKQILKLSNEDRKSHKIWDFNKRLYSNLLSFLLKWKYIALSVLVGSILVFSVILIGSSKFKFMPDFDSTQVYITGSVGVGKKIEQTEQKVFDIEKKLLQTLDFKTEIQSISSVTGMKLDGKNQPEYEEFYFQIFVNLYERAPQNIFDKYINPYLSPKYDDKEMIREGSSQEIETKIKEDLQEFMDSKTYEELKVFVPKAGIVKYDIELAVSGDNKKVQDSVKVLKDALSKIKGVSNIADDSLLGNYELKFKVNPYGYDLGFSEEQILSELRPLYLKATYSKMFDDKGIIEIVFKSENKDILSSLNSLEVTIPNSEQKVLLKDVVDFVKIPAYSQIFKENNKRITSVTASITNTTSNEVFKKLKPTLDNLRKSVTIDIKGEQKENEKVQNEMSEAAIMAVILIFIALVWMFDSIIKSFIIISTIPLSILGVYFGHFIMGVNITMPSLIGMVGLAGVIVNDGIIMMDFIKKAKTLEELKELAQLRLRPILLTSLTTVLGLSSLIFFPSGQALILQPMALALGFGILWATVLNLYYVPMLYRIVYLRKVDK from the coding sequence ATGATACAAAGAATAATTGAGTTTGGACTAAAAAAGAGTATTCTAAATCATCTTCTTTTACTTTTTATTTTAGTTCTTTCTATTTTTGCCTATCTTAAAATTCCAAAAGAGATTTTTCCTCCGTCTAATATGGATAAAATCCTAATCTCAGGAACTTATGCGGGAGCTAGTTCCGATGTTTTAGATAAAATTGCAGTTGAAGATATTGAAGATGAGCTTTTAAGTGTTGCAGAAGTTACAAAAATAGATTCTATTATAAAAAACGGCAGTTTTTCTATTACTGCTGAATTAAGAGAGGGTGAAGATATAGGTTTGGTTGTTGATGATATAAAAGATATTATCACACAAGTTCAGACAAACCTGCCTTCTGATATGGATGAACCTACCGTAAAAACAGTAGTTCAGAATTTCCCTTTGATTACCGTTGCTGTTTATTCTCAAACGCAAATTTCAAAAGAAGAGCTTTTAGATATTGCAGAAGAGGTAAAATCCAGAATTCAACAGCTAAAAGATTTGGAAAACGTTACTGTTTTAGGAAAAAGCGACAAAGAACTTCTTATCTCCTTTGATGAAGAAAAAATCGAAGCTTTTGGCTTATCTACAATAGAAGTAATCTCTGCTGTTCAAAACTTAAGCTCAATTTTTCCCGTAGGTATAATAAAAGATAGAACAAGACACTACTATCTAAGCACTTTTAACGGCGAAAAAGATATTGAAGATATAAAAAATACTAAAATCAAAGTAGAAGGCAAAACTCTTTATTTAAAAGATATTGCAAATATTAAATATACTTTTGCAGATGTTACGGATAAATCTCACTTTGACGGAAGAACAAATGTTGCTATTAGTATCAGTAAAAGTGAAGAGGGTGACTCTATTGAGTTGGTAAAAAAGATAAAATCAATTACGAAAGATTTTGAAAAAAAGTATACAAATTTGAAATTTGATACTTATATGGATACTTCTGTCTGGATTAAAAATAGGCTTAATACGGTTGTTTCAAATATTCTTTTTGGTTTAATGCTTCTTTTTATAGCACTGCTTTTTTTTATAAATATGAGAATAGCTTTGGTTATTGCAATCGGAATTCCGACCTCTTTTATGATAGGTCTTATTTCAGCCGAATCTTTGGGTTACAGTTTAAATATGCTTTCTCTTCTTGGGGCACTTATTGCTCTTGGTATGCTTGTTGATGAAGCTATTGTAGTTGCTGAAAATATTTATCGTCATATGGAGATGGGAAAAGGGAAGTTTGAAGCGGCAAGAGACGGTGCTATAGAAGTTTATCCTGCTGTTTTAACCGCAACGGCTACGACTATCTTTGCTTTTTTACCTATTCTTTTAATGAGTGGAGAAACCGGTAAATTTATGAGAATTCTGCCTATAATGATATCAATACTTCTTATAAGTTCACTTTTAGAAGCATTTTTCTTTTTGCCTTTACATGCAAAGCAGATATTAAAACTTAGCAATGAGGATAGAAAATCTCATAAAATTTGGGATTTTAACAAAAGGCTTTACTCTAATCTTTTATCTTTTTTACTAAAATGGAAATATATAGCTTTAAGTGTTTTAGTGGGTTCAATTTTAGTTTTTTCGGTTATTTTAATAGGCTCTTCAAAATTTAAATTTATGCCGGATTTTGATTCAACGCAAGTTTATATTACAGGTTCAGTTGGTGTGGGTAAAAAGATTGAACAAACAGAACAAAAAGTTTTTGATATAGAAAAAAAGCTGTTACAAACCCTTGATTTTAAAACAGAAATCCAATCAATCAGTTCTGTTACGGGAATGAAACTTGACGGAAAGAATCAGCCTGAATATGAAGAGTTTTATTTTCAAATATTTGTAAATTTATATGAAAGGGCTCCTCAAAATATTTTTGATAAATATATAAATCCTTATTTGTCTCCTAAATATGATGATAAAGAGATGATAAGAGAAGGCAGTTCTCAAGAGATAGAGACTAAGATAAAAGAAGATTTACAAGAGTTTATGGACTCAAAAACATATGAAGAGCTGAAAGTTTTTGTTCCTAAAGCAGGGATTGTAAAATATGATATTGAATTAGCCGTATCAGGAGATAATAAAAAAGTTCAAGATTCGGTAAAAGTTTTGAAAGATGCTCTTTCAAAAATAAAAGGTGTTTCAAATATTGCAGATGATTCATTACTTGGAAATTATGAGCTTAAATTTAAAGTAAATCCTTACGGTTATGATTTAGGTTTTTCAGAAGAGCAGATTTTATCTGAACTAAGACCTCTTTATTTAAAAGCGACTTACTCTAAAATGTTTGATGATAAAGGGATTATAGAAATTGTATTTAAAAGTGAAAATAAAGATATTTTAAGCTCTTTAAATAGTTTAGAAGTAACAATTCCGAACAGTGAACAAAAAGTGCTTTTAAAAGATGTTGTCGATTTTGTAAAAATTCCCGCATATTCACAAATTTTTAAAGAGAATAACAAAAGAATCACAAGCGTAACGGCATCTATTACGAATACTACGTCAAATGAAGTTTTTAAAAAGTTAAAACCTACTTTGGATAACTTAAGAAAAAGTGTGACAATTGATATAAAAGGTGAACAAAAAGAGAATGAAAAAGTACAAAATGAGATGTCTGAAGCTGCTATTATGGCAGTTATTCTGATTTTTATTGCTCTTGTTTGGATGTTTGATTCTATAATTAAATCTTTTATAATAATAAGTACCATTCCTTTATCTATTTTAGGAGTATATTTCGGACACTTTATTATGGGTGTAAATATTACAATGCCTAGTTTAATAGGTATGGTCGGTCTTGCAGGTGTTATTGTAAATGACGGAATAATTATGATGGATTTTATTAAAAAAGCAAAAACATTAGAAGAGTTAAAAGAGCTTGCACAGCTTAGATTAAGACCTATTTTATTAACCTCTTTGACAACTGTTTTAGGTCTTAGCTCTTTAATCTTTTTCCCATCTGGACAAGCTTTGATTTTACAGCCTATGGCTTTGGCTTTAGGTTTCGGAATTCTTTGGGCAACAGTTTTGAACTTATATTATGTTCCAATGCTTTATAGAATTGTTTATTTAAGAAAGGTGGATAAATAA
- the rsmH gene encoding 16S rRNA (cytosine(1402)-N(4))-methyltransferase RsmH — MDVPHIPVLYNEVLEAFKDIDDGYIIDCTTGYGGHSLGLLQQNENIQLICNDQDEEALIFSKKRLLDYKTRVIFNQGNFEHVLETFRGFNIRGILADIGVSSLQLDKTQRGFGFDGDTLDMRMDQTKSLDASVVVNTYSQSELERVFKEYGEVREYKKVASLIVNNRPFSSAKELASFLEKNMSKGKIHPATLPFQGIRIEVNDELGVLERLFQSIEEIKPRNCIVAIISFHSLEDRIVKNYFKKWKKSCICPPDAFKCTCGNNHSLGKIITKKPITPTKEEIKLNPRSRSSKLRIFKFD; from the coding sequence ATGGATGTTCCCCATATACCCGTACTTTATAATGAAGTTTTAGAAGCTTTTAAAGATATAGACGATGGATATATTATTGACTGTACCACAGGGTATGGCGGTCATAGTTTAGGTTTATTACAACAAAATGAAAATATTCAATTAATATGTAACGATCAAGATGAAGAGGCTTTAATTTTTTCTAAAAAGAGATTACTAGATTATAAAACCAGAGTAATCTTCAATCAAGGCAATTTTGAACATGTTTTGGAAACTTTTAGAGGATTCAATATACGTGGAATCTTGGCGGATATAGGAGTATCCTCTTTACAACTGGATAAAACTCAAAGAGGTTTTGGTTTTGACGGTGATACTCTTGATATGAGAATGGACCAAACTAAAAGCTTAGATGCTTCAGTTGTAGTAAATACCTATTCTCAAAGTGAACTTGAAAGAGTTTTTAAAGAGTACGGAGAAGTAAGAGAATACAAAAAAGTTGCATCTTTAATAGTAAATAACAGACCTTTTAGTTCGGCAAAAGAGTTGGCTTCTTTTCTTGAAAAAAATATGAGTAAAGGTAAAATTCACCCTGCAACTCTTCCTTTTCAAGGAATTAGAATAGAGGTAAATGATGAATTAGGTGTTTTAGAAAGACTTTTTCAATCTATTGAAGAGATAAAACCTAGAAATTGTATTGTTGCCATAATCTCTTTTCACTCTTTAGAGGATAGGATTGTAAAAAATTATTTTAAAAAATGGAAAAAATCTTGTATTTGTCCTCCCGATGCTTTTAAATGTACTTGCGGAAACAATCACTCTTTGGGAAAAATCATTACAAAAAAACCTATAACTCCTACAAAAGAGGAGATTAAATTAAATCCTAGAAGCAGAAGTTCCAAATTAAGGATATTTAAGTTTGATTAA
- a CDS encoding class II aldolase and adducin N-terminal domain-containing protein — MIDSNVVKLLSNLSLTMFRKNFFGIYHGAISAKLDYNSFVINTADAIFDEMDDNSFCKLNMTKKDYRWKIASIESDIHSTIYTNIHEAKYIAFGVPIYTTAYTFEHDEIVFDDYFGKVTLGGRVPIYDPGDFSTWYSRNALEITKYLKESNERIMVIKGVGTYVYDRDINNLVKTVAILENSCRLLSLKSSYQ, encoded by the coding sequence ATGATTGATTCAAACGTTGTAAAACTCTTAAGCAATCTCTCCTTAACAATGTTTAGAAAAAATTTTTTCGGTATATATCATGGAGCGATTTCAGCAAAATTGGACTACAACTCATTTGTTATAAATACAGCCGATGCAATTTTTGATGAAATGGATGATAACTCTTTTTGTAAACTCAATATGACAAAAAAAGATTATAGATGGAAAATTGCAAGTATTGAATCTGATATACATTCAACAATATATACAAATATACATGAAGCAAAATATATAGCATTTGGTGTTCCTATTTATACTACGGCGTATACTTTTGAACATGACGAAATTGTTTTTGATGATTATTTTGGGAAAGTTACTCTAGGAGGAAGGGTTCCTATATATGACCCTGGCGATTTTAGTACTTGGTACAGTAGAAACGCTTTAGAGATAACAAAATATTTAAAAGAGAGCAATGAAAGAATAATGGTAATTAAAGGTGTCGGTACGTATGTTTATGATAGAGACATAAATAATTTGGTAAAAACCGTAGCCATTTTAGAGAACTCTTGCAGGCTTTTAAGTCTAAAATCTTCTTATCAATAA
- a CDS encoding flagellin N-terminal helical domain-containing protein, producing the protein MQVNNSVQYDSSVYLNLNQSLNRISSGSQINSAADDPAGLAIAEQLKVENSSIAQSIDNAVSGIANIQIGDQALSEQSSILDQVKENLLQASTDTTSQEGREALLNDIQGLLGNLNNIASSTNYNGETLLQNAPDDTSASQSLQFQAGENAEDIIESDSIQSNTDGLGLDSLLNQDASTFTSESARNFLSSIDSAIDTVNSYRSDLGSTQNQLQSSVGNLMTQYTQTANATSTIKDVDYAQEVSNFSKQNILAQVGAYASAQSNNINQNIVNRLLT; encoded by the coding sequence ATGCAAGTAAATAACAGTGTACAATATGATTCATCTGTCTATTTAAATTTAAATCAATCTCTAAATAGAATTTCAAGCGGTAGTCAAATAAATAGTGCTGCAGATGATCCGGCAGGATTGGCAATTGCAGAACAACTTAAAGTTGAGAATTCAAGTATTGCCCAATCTATCGATAACGCAGTTAGCGGAATTGCAAATATACAAATTGGAGACCAAGCTTTAAGTGAACAATCATCAATTCTAGACCAAGTAAAAGAGAATTTACTGCAAGCTTCGACAGACACTACTTCACAAGAAGGAAGAGAAGCTTTATTAAATGATATTCAAGGCTTATTAGGAAATCTAAATAATATTGCAAGCAGTACAAATTATAACGGTGAAACTCTTTTACAAAATGCACCCGATGATACTTCTGCTTCACAAAGCTTACAATTTCAAGCAGGGGAAAATGCAGAAGATATAATTGAAAGTGACTCTATCCAATCAAATACGGACGGATTGGGATTAGACTCTTTATTAAATCAAGATGCTTCAACATTTACTTCTGAAAGTGCAAGAAACTTTTTAAGTAGTATTGATAGTGCTATTGACACCGTAAACAGTTATAGATCGGATTTAGGTTCAACTCAAAACCAATTACAAAGTTCAGTAGGTAACTTAATGACGCAATATACTCAAACTGCAAATGCTACTTCTACTATTAAAGATGTAGATTATGCTCAAGAAGTTTCTAATTTTAGTAAACAAAATATATTAGCTCAAGTAGGAGCCTATGCTTCTGCTCAATCTAATAATATAAATCAAAATATTGTAAATAGATTATTAACATAA
- a CDS encoding glycine zipper 2TM domain-containing protein, with product MIKSTILNLIKKTFFSGIVIGSSLYAGGDRFYDYARVTYSEPIYEYVYEKVPNRVCEEVKYKVRDNYDDQYYSSGYDDSLGIDTLVGTAAGAVLGSQIGKGNGRVASQIVGGLLGAKVAHEIRNYKPRAYNKAYRYETRTECYDEPKRVEKKMITGYKNYFVYNGVKHFKITDRPINRVRINHTIEF from the coding sequence ATGATTAAGAGTACAATTTTGAATTTAATTAAGAAGACTTTTTTTTCTGGAATAGTTATAGGCTCATCACTTTATGCAGGTGGTGACAGATTTTATGACTATGCGAGAGTTACATACTCTGAACCTATTTATGAATATGTTTATGAAAAAGTACCAAATAGAGTATGTGAAGAGGTCAAATATAAAGTACGAGATAATTATGATGACCAATATTACTCTTCAGGTTATGATGATAGCTTGGGAATTGACACTTTAGTAGGAACAGCAGCAGGAGCAGTATTAGGAAGCCAAATCGGTAAAGGCAACGGAAGGGTTGCATCTCAAATCGTAGGCGGATTATTAGGTGCAAAAGTTGCTCATGAGATTAGAAATTATAAACCTAGAGCTTATAATAAAGCTTATAGATATGAAACAAGAACTGAGTGTTATGATGAACCTAAAAGAGTAGAAAAAAAGATGATAACCGGATATAAAAATTACTTTGTTTATAATGGAGTTAAACACTTCAAAATTACCGACAGACCTATAAACAGGGTCAGAATCAATCATACAATAGAATTTTAA
- a CDS encoding c-type cytochrome, with protein MKVTKILGAMALLGVTSLFAADGATLFKTCATCHGANAEKHALNKSQVIKGWDAAKIEKALHGYKDGSYGGAMKGVMKGQVARLSDADIKALAGYISAMK; from the coding sequence ATGAAAGTAACAAAAATTCTAGGTGCAATGGCACTATTAGGTGTAACATCACTATTCGCAGCTGATGGAGCAACACTATTTAAAACATGTGCAACATGTCACGGTGCAAATGCAGAAAAACATGCATTAAATAAATCTCAAGTTATTAAAGGTTGGGATGCAGCAAAAATTGAAAAAGCATTACACGGATACAAAGACGGTTCTTACGGTGGAGCTATGAAAGGTGTAATGAAAGGTCAAGTTGCAAGATTATCAGATGCTGATATTAAAGCATTAGCTGGTTATATTTCTGCTATGAAATAA
- a CDS encoding sensor histidine kinase, which produces MLVLKSLDIDLTQSEKKTLLGFLSLYSFFTIVILFFISFLYFSFQKDLMLQKKRIMMQEYANDFVFRLKNLHINFDKYKYYPRDEKFNSAIYDSEGKLIFSTLESKDVDLDGVVYTSGSKIHFIEEPESYYLGAKYVVLEIPDDEQWLILLEKEITVFVIIAFFFMTLLGYFLLKLFLRPMKDALHLLDRFIKDTTHELNTPVSAIISNVEMIDITKLDEKLAKKIKRIDIGAKTISNIYEDLTFLTLDNKIISQNEYLDLSAITNQRVEYFRTLAEVKKLEIIANIEEKVTIFCDRKKMIKIIDNFLSNAIKYNKIKGKIIVNLRQSSLSIEDTGKGMTQEQIENLFQRYVRFDNSVGGFGIGLNIVSIIAKEYDFKIDVSSKLHEGTKMELKW; this is translated from the coding sequence TTGTTAGTCTTAAAAAGCTTGGATATCGATTTAACTCAAAGTGAGAAAAAAACACTATTAGGATTTTTATCTCTATACTCTTTTTTTACTATTGTAATTCTATTTTTTATCTCCTTTTTATATTTCTCTTTTCAAAAAGATTTAATGCTTCAGAAAAAAAGAATTATGATGCAAGAGTATGCCAATGATTTTGTTTTCAGATTAAAAAACCTGCATATCAATTTTGATAAATACAAGTATTATCCAAGAGACGAAAAGTTTAATTCTGCTATTTATGACAGTGAGGGAAAACTTATTTTTTCCACATTGGAATCAAAAGATGTGGATTTGGACGGAGTTGTTTATACTTCAGGCTCAAAAATACATTTTATAGAAGAACCTGAATCTTACTATTTGGGTGCAAAATACGTTGTACTGGAAATTCCTGATGATGAACAATGGCTTATTTTGCTGGAAAAAGAGATTACGGTTTTTGTAATAATTGCTTTTTTCTTTATGACACTGTTGGGATATTTTCTTTTAAAACTTTTTTTAAGACCTATGAAAGATGCTTTACATCTTTTGGATAGATTTATAAAAGATACGACTCACGAACTAAACACTCCCGTTAGTGCAATAATTTCAAATGTTGAGATGATAGATATAACTAAACTTGATGAAAAACTGGCAAAAAAGATTAAAAGAATAGATATTGGGGCAAAAACTATTTCAAATATTTATGAAGATTTAACTTTTTTAACTTTAGATAATAAAATTATTTCTCAAAATGAATATTTGGATTTAAGTGCTATAACAAATCAAAGAGTTGAGTATTTCAGGACTTTGGCAGAAGTTAAGAAGCTTGAGATTATTGCGAATATTGAAGAAAAAGTTACTATTTTTTGTGATAGAAAAAAAATGATTAAAATCATAGATAACTTTTTATCAAATGCAATAAAATATAATAAGATAAAAGGAAAAATTATAGTAAATCTGCGACAATCATCTTTAAGCATTGAGGATACGGGAAAAGGAATGACACAAGAACAAATAGAGAATCTTTTTCAACGATATGTAAGATTTGACAACAGCGTAGGCGGTTTTGGAATAGGTTTAAATATTGTTTCTATTATTGCAAAAGAGTATGATTTTAAAATAGATGTATCTTCAAAACTTCATGAAGGAACAAAAATGGAGCTAAAATGGTAA
- a CDS encoding response regulator transcription factor — protein sequence MKTKLLLLEDDLTLSETIVDYFDEQGFEVTPVYDGEEALEAIYEKKFDTFLFDVNVPLINGFDLLKNLRKEGNNTPAIFITSLNSMSSLEEGFDSGCDDYIRKPFELKELLLRVKRIIKREFSKSKDTIVTIDDNITFDTSSNELLKEGEVVQLNFKEQKLLKFFLQNRDEVLVHDRIYDYLWDYGEQYSDNSLRTYIKNLRKILGKDRIVSLKKLGYRFNSK from the coding sequence ATGAAAACAAAATTATTACTTTTGGAAGATGACTTAACATTAAGTGAAACAATTGTTGATTATTTTGATGAGCAGGGATTTGAAGTTACTCCTGTTTATGACGGGGAAGAGGCTTTGGAAGCTATCTACGAAAAAAAATTCGATACTTTTTTGTTTGATGTTAATGTTCCATTGATTAATGGTTTTGATTTATTAAAAAATCTTAGAAAAGAGGGTAACAATACTCCTGCAATATTTATTACCTCTCTTAATTCGATGAGTTCTTTAGAAGAGGGTTTTGACAGCGGCTGTGATGATTATATAAGAAAACCTTTTGAGTTAAAAGAGCTTCTTTTAAGAGTTAAAAGGATTATAAAAAGAGAGTTTTCCAAAAGTAAGGATACAATTGTTACAATTGATGATAATATTACTTTTGATACTTCATCTAATGAACTGTTAAAAGAGGGTGAAGTAGTGCAGTTAAACTTTAAAGAGCAGAAGCTTCTAAAGTTCTTTTTGCAAAACAGAGATGAAGTTTTGGTACATGATAGAATATATGACTATTTGTGGGATTACGGTGAGCAATACAGTGATAATTCCCTTCGTACATATATAAAAAATTTAAGAAAAATTTTAGGAAAAGATAGAATTGTTAGTCTTAAAAAGCTTGGATATCGATTTAACTCAAAGTGA
- a CDS encoding DUF1104 domain-containing protein, with amino-acid sequence MRRIVIAFLFLMLTLPLFADDFSEMSTQELIEIMGYVQKKNLNRFNKELKSRVPTMNEKEKAKYKENLKKLKK; translated from the coding sequence ATGAGAAGAATTGTAATTGCTTTTTTATTTTTGATGTTAACTTTACCTTTATTTGCAGATGATTTTTCGGAAATGAGTACCCAGGAGTTAATAGAAATAATGGGATATGTTCAGAAAAAAAATCTAAATAGATTTAATAAAGAGTTAAAAAGCAGAGTTCCTACAATGAATGAAAAAGAGAAAGCAAAATATAAAGAGAATCTAAAGAAACTAAAGAAATAA